One Methanoculleus sp. 7T genomic window carries:
- a CDS encoding MATE family efflux transporter: MTDITAITSDLDPKTTERSNTITEGVAVLTGDPKRAILKIAGPIMVAMLFQAVYNLADAVWVVGLGSDALAAVGFITPIFLIFVGLGSGLGVGVTSAASRRIGAGDKAGADNVAMHGIAIALVISAIVTTALLLFIEPIVLAMGAGETAAYAVEYGRIIFAGTVFILLADVLYAIFTAEGNTRRPMYAAAASAILNIVLDPILIYGVGMGIAGAAWATLISAAAVCALLLYWLLVKKDTYVDVDWKRFSPQGHTTMDICAVGVPASLEFVLASVAVFIINGVLVHVAGSDAVAVYTGGWRIVFFALIPFIAMSIAVASVSGAAYGGRKHDKLGVAHSFAVRLGILIGLGLSVFTWLLAPSISWIFTYSAGSTHLAGGITAFLMTMCFFYPFISPGIMSAGVFEGTGKGIFALAVEFFRNLVFVAAFAYLFAIVLDLGETGAWWGIVVGNILGSLFGYIWAKVYIARLTSLGRKALS, from the coding sequence ATGACAGATATCACCGCCATCACCTCCGATCTCGATCCAAAAACAACTGAACGTAGTAACACGATTACCGAAGGTGTCGCCGTCCTCACCGGCGACCCGAAGCGTGCCATCCTCAAGATTGCCGGCCCGATCATGGTCGCCATGCTCTTTCAGGCAGTCTATAACCTCGCCGACGCAGTCTGGGTCGTAGGCCTCGGGTCAGACGCCCTTGCCGCTGTCGGGTTCATCACCCCGATCTTCCTCATCTTCGTCGGTCTCGGGAGCGGCCTTGGAGTGGGCGTCACTTCAGCCGCCTCCCGCCGCATCGGTGCCGGGGATAAGGCCGGGGCCGATAACGTTGCGATGCACGGCATCGCCATCGCCCTCGTCATCTCGGCTATTGTCACCACCGCCCTCCTGCTCTTCATCGAGCCCATCGTCCTTGCCATGGGAGCCGGGGAGACTGCGGCATACGCAGTCGAATACGGGAGAATCATCTTTGCCGGGACCGTATTCATCCTCCTCGCCGACGTCCTCTATGCCATCTTTACGGCAGAAGGGAACACCCGGAGGCCGATGTATGCAGCCGCCGCCTCCGCTATCCTCAACATCGTCCTTGACCCCATCCTCATCTACGGTGTGGGCATGGGCATAGCCGGCGCTGCATGGGCAACCCTCATCTCAGCGGCCGCTGTCTGCGCTCTCCTCTTGTATTGGCTCCTTGTCAAGAAGGACACCTACGTCGACGTCGACTGGAAGCGGTTCTCCCCGCAAGGGCACACGACCATGGACATCTGCGCTGTCGGCGTTCCTGCAAGCCTGGAGTTCGTGCTGGCATCGGTCGCCGTCTTCATCATCAACGGAGTCCTCGTCCATGTCGCCGGGTCCGACGCCGTCGCCGTCTATACCGGCGGGTGGCGAATCGTCTTCTTCGCCCTGATACCCTTCATTGCCATGTCCATCGCCGTCGCCTCGGTATCGGGCGCTGCCTACGGCGGCAGGAAGCATGACAAGCTCGGGGTTGCCCACTCCTTCGCGGTCAGGCTGGGCATCCTCATCGGCCTTGGCCTCTCCGTCTTCACCTGGCTCCTCGCACCCTCTATCTCGTGGATCTTCACCTACTCGGCAGGCAGCACGCACCTTGCAGGCGGGATCACCGCCTTCCTGATGACGATGTGCTTCTTCTACCCCTTCATCTCCCCGGGCATTATGTCCGCCGGGGTCTTTGAGGGAACGGGGAAGGGCATCTTTGCTCTTGCCGTCGAGTTTTTCCGGAACCTCGTCTTCGTTGCGGCCTTCGCATACCTCTTCGCGATCGTCCTGGACCTCGGCGAGACCGGGGCTTGGTGGGGGATCGTCGTCGGCAACATCCTTGGCTCGCTCTTTGGGTACATCTGGGCCAAAGTCTACATCGCCCGTCTCACGAGCCTGGGCAGGAAAGCCCTCAGTTAG
- a CDS encoding GNAT family N-acetyltransferase, translating into MPLPALRFLPLSRDSDVSTFSCGHDDLDEFLIEDSMEYQQERLSVTRLAYIDSEIVGFFTLVTDCIDAKQVAPDDGRRGYPYRKYPAIKVARLATSKKHQRNGIGSLMLREILTLTIMISEYVGCRIITVDAKPESVGFYERFGFKRAKSRRSDPVPMYMDYHRLLEEEHLTG; encoded by the coding sequence ATGCCTCTCCCGGCGCTCCGTTTTTTACCACTTTCCAGGGACTCGGATGTATCAACCTTCAGTTGTGGCCATGACGATCTGGATGAATTCCTGATCGAGGATTCGATGGAGTATCAGCAGGAGCGCCTATCCGTAACCCGCCTTGCATATATCGACTCTGAAATAGTCGGGTTTTTCACCCTGGTGACCGATTGCATTGACGCAAAACAGGTAGCCCCGGATGATGGGAGGCGCGGGTATCCTTACCGGAAGTATCCTGCAATCAAAGTTGCCCGGCTGGCAACATCAAAAAAGCATCAGAGAAACGGCATTGGTTCTCTGATGCTCCGTGAGATCCTGACGCTCACGATAATGATATCTGAATATGTCGGATGCAGGATCATCACCGTGGATGCAAAACCGGAATCCGTGGGCTTCTACGAGCGGTTCGGGTTCAAGCGGGCGAAGAGCCGACGTTCCGATCCTGTCCCGATGTACATGGACTATCACAGACTGCTTGAGGAAGAGCACCTGACAGGGTGA
- a CDS encoding acetyl-CoA carboxylase biotin carboxylase subunit, with translation MKYFDKILIANRGEIAIRVMRACRELDIETVAIYSEPDKNALHVKYADEAFCVGEAHPSKSYLNKERICDIALKSGAEAIHPGYGFLAENYQFAKLVEDEGLTFIGPSWKTIEALGSKIGSKRMMREAGVPVLPGTPDGVTSLDEAKKVAAEIGYPVIVKASAGGGGIGMHVAENEGELEEAINMGMRIAESAFGDPTIFVEKYLTKPRHIEIQVLADAKGHTLHLYDRECSIQRRHQKLVEEAPCPIMTPELRERMTKSAITAAKAANYTNAGTVEFLYANGNYYFMEVNTRLQVEHTITEFITGIDMVKQQIAVAAGEDLSMDQEDISIRGHAIECRINAEDPLNNFTADPGKIVRYRSPGGPGIRVDSGIHNGYTIPPHYDSMISKLCAWGSNREEAIQRMRRAIYEYVILGVKTTLPLQYAIMHNAHFVAGDTHTHFLQEEHITKSLRRYLYEEETRMQTLAASLRHGKEVAAIAAALEVYLRKNAK, from the coding sequence ATGAAATATTTCGACAAGATCCTGATTGCCAACCGCGGTGAGATTGCCATCCGGGTTATGCGTGCCTGCCGGGAACTGGATATCGAGACGGTCGCAATCTACTCCGAGCCTGATAAGAACGCGCTCCATGTGAAGTACGCCGATGAGGCGTTCTGTGTGGGTGAGGCACACCCGTCCAAGAGTTATCTCAACAAGGAGCGGATCTGCGATATCGCCCTGAAGTCCGGAGCCGAGGCGATCCATCCCGGATACGGGTTCCTCGCCGAGAACTACCAGTTTGCAAAACTGGTCGAGGATGAAGGGCTGACGTTCATCGGGCCGTCGTGGAAGACCATCGAAGCGCTGGGCTCGAAGATCGGGTCGAAGCGGATGATGCGTGAGGCAGGCGTCCCGGTCCTCCCGGGCACGCCGGACGGCGTCACCAGCCTCGATGAGGCAAAGAAGGTCGCCGCCGAGATCGGCTACCCGGTGATCGTGAAAGCGAGTGCGGGCGGCGGCGGTATCGGCATGCACGTCGCCGAGAACGAGGGGGAGCTCGAAGAGGCGATCAACATGGGGATGCGGATCGCGGAGTCCGCCTTCGGGGACCCGACGATCTTCGTGGAGAAATACCTCACGAAACCGCGTCACATCGAGATCCAAGTCCTTGCCGACGCGAAGGGGCACACCCTCCATCTCTACGACCGTGAGTGCTCCATCCAGCGCCGGCACCAGAAACTGGTCGAGGAGGCGCCCTGCCCGATCATGACGCCCGAACTCCGGGAACGGATGACGAAATCGGCCATCACCGCGGCAAAGGCGGCGAACTACACGAACGCCGGCACGGTGGAGTTCCTCTATGCAAACGGCAACTACTACTTCATGGAGGTGAACACCCGGCTGCAGGTGGAGCACACCATCACGGAGTTCATCACCGGGATCGATATGGTGAAGCAGCAGATCGCCGTCGCCGCAGGCGAGGACCTCTCGATGGACCAGGAGGACATCAGCATCCGTGGGCACGCGATTGAGTGCCGGATCAATGCGGAGGACCCGCTGAACAACTTCACTGCCGATCCGGGGAAGATTGTCCGCTACCGGTCGCCGGGAGGCCCGGGGATACGGGTCGACTCCGGTATCCACAACGGCTACACCATCCCGCCGCACTACGACTCGATGATCTCTAAACTCTGCGCCTGGGGGTCCAACCGTGAGGAGGCGATCCAGCGGATGCGCCGGGCCATCTACGAGTACGTCATCTTGGGCGTGAAGACGACGCTCCCGCTCCAGTACGCGATCATGCATAACGCCCATTTCGTCGCCGGCGATACGCACACGCACTTCCTGCAGGAGGAACATATCACGAAGAGCCTCCGCCGTTACCTCTACGAGGAGGAGACACGCATGCAGACGCTGGCCGCATCGCTCCGGCACGGGAAGGAAGTGGCGGCGATCGCCGCGGCGCTCGAGGTTTATCTCCGGAAAAACGCGAAGTGA
- the oadA gene encoding sodium-extruding oxaloacetate decarboxylase subunit alpha, giving the protein MCAAKSDTLYITDTTLRDAHQSLIATRLRTEDMLPLARAIDNVGFFSVEAWGGATFDSCIRFLNDDPWERLRALKAELKRTPIQMLLRGQNLVGYRHYPDDVVEKFVDASARNGVDIFRVFDALNDTRNMTKAMEEVRNVGAHLQGAISYTTSPAHSVATFIDMAEELYSLGCDSICIKDMAGLIMPHDARDLISGIKKRVDVKVCLHSHCTSGVAPLSYQAAIDAGVDILDTAMSPFALGTSQPPTESVVASVIGTPRDTGIDLVALRAVRNVCRDMREKYNPLFSAIADRVDSDVLIYQLPGGMISNLVSQLKEQNALDRLEEVFREIPRVRKDLGYPPLVTPTSQIVGTQAVLNVLVGGERYRNVTTEVKDYVLGLYGRPPAPISPEVRKLIIGDEEPVTVRPADLLEPIYEQMRKEAMEQGLVTKEEDVLTYILYPSIAPSFLKGERQAEEIPKPAAAAEPTKIADIPHAMEVEVDGEIFSVRIVTVEGSSVAVTATPSSAKERIPRGDVAGGVKSNMQGMVLKVLTQRGSTVKKGDTLIVLEAMKMENPIRCPRDGTVAEIFVDAGDVVQNGDVLMIVE; this is encoded by the coding sequence ATGTGTGCTGCCAAATCCGATACACTCTATATCACCGATACCACGCTTAGGGACGCGCATCAGTCGCTCATCGCCACCCGGCTCCGGACTGAAGACATGCTCCCTCTTGCCCGCGCCATTGATAACGTAGGTTTCTTCTCTGTCGAAGCCTGGGGCGGGGCGACCTTTGACAGCTGCATCAGGTTTCTCAACGACGACCCCTGGGAACGCCTTCGGGCGCTGAAGGCAGAACTCAAGCGCACCCCCATCCAGATGCTTCTACGCGGTCAGAACCTCGTAGGCTACCGGCATTATCCCGATGACGTGGTGGAGAAGTTCGTGGATGCATCCGCGCGGAACGGCGTCGACATCTTCCGGGTCTTTGATGCGCTCAACGATACCCGGAATATGACCAAGGCGATGGAGGAGGTCAGGAACGTCGGGGCGCACCTGCAGGGCGCGATATCCTACACGACAAGTCCGGCCCACTCAGTCGCGACGTTCATCGATATGGCCGAGGAACTCTACTCGCTCGGGTGCGACTCAATCTGCATCAAGGACATGGCGGGGCTGATCATGCCCCACGATGCCCGCGACCTGATCTCGGGGATCAAGAAGAGGGTCGACGTCAAGGTCTGCCTCCACTCCCACTGTACGAGCGGTGTTGCGCCCCTGAGTTATCAGGCGGCGATCGATGCCGGCGTGGATATCCTCGATACGGCGATGTCGCCGTTCGCCCTGGGGACCTCCCAGCCCCCGACTGAGAGCGTTGTTGCAAGCGTCATCGGGACGCCGCGCGATACTGGCATCGATCTCGTCGCGCTCCGTGCGGTTCGGAACGTCTGCCGGGATATGCGGGAGAAGTACAACCCGCTCTTTTCCGCCATCGCAGACCGGGTCGACTCGGACGTGCTGATCTACCAACTCCCGGGCGGCATGATATCGAACCTCGTCTCCCAGTTGAAGGAGCAGAATGCGCTCGACCGCTTGGAAGAGGTGTTCCGGGAGATCCCCCGGGTGAGGAAGGACCTCGGCTATCCGCCGCTCGTGACGCCGACGAGCCAGATCGTCGGCACCCAAGCGGTGCTCAACGTTCTGGTGGGCGGCGAGCGCTACCGGAACGTGACGACGGAGGTAAAGGACTACGTCCTCGGCCTCTACGGCCGCCCACCCGCCCCGATCAGCCCGGAGGTCAGGAAGTTGATCATCGGCGACGAGGAGCCGGTCACGGTCCGTCCGGCGGATCTTCTCGAGCCCATCTACGAGCAGATGCGCAAAGAGGCGATGGAGCAGGGACTGGTCACCAAGGAAGAGGATGTCCTCACTTACATCCTCTACCCGAGCATCGCACCGTCGTTCCTGAAGGGCGAGCGTCAGGCTGAAGAGATACCGAAGCCGGCGGCCGCCGCCGAGCCGACGAAGATTGCGGATATCCCCCATGCTATGGAGGTGGAGGTGGACGGCGAGATCTTCTCGGTCCGGATCGTCACCGTGGAGGGGAGCTCGGTCGCGGTGACGGCGACCCCTTCGTCGGCCAAGGAGAGGATCCCCCGGGGTGACGTCGCCGGCGGCGTTAAGAGCAATATGCAAGGTATGGTCCTCAAAGTGCTGACCCAGCGAGGGAGCACCGTCAAGAAAGGGGATACGCTTATCGTCCTTGAGGCCATGAAGATGGAGAACCCCATCCGCTGTCCGCGTGACGGCACGGTGGCCGAGATCTTCGTGGACGCCGGGGACGTCGTGCAGAACGGCGACGTGCTGATGATCGTCGAGTGA
- a CDS encoding energy-coupling factor transporter transmembrane protein EcfT — protein MQDPRLRLLVTVVLSVAAFASTLGAVAAIVWWLLATPRMKALPRPGMLLGLIAMIAVTALVSEWGGGPGLSYLIRMVAVLLLAAWAYADTKEGEVLAVAVWALGNRIGFEIGLIAEMGLAGLAVIGRDVDQMRVAMALKGIRIGARSIVPIAVLLIVTQIRRAEEMAGLLVVRGYTLGGRICPTFETDSRDVLASLSAIILGLLSCLPVRDVFILLH, from the coding sequence ATGCAGGATCCGAGGCTGAGGCTCCTTGTCACCGTCGTCCTCTCGGTGGCTGCGTTTGCGAGCACGCTGGGAGCCGTCGCCGCTATCGTGTGGTGGCTGCTTGCGACACCGCGCATGAAGGCTCTTCCGCGGCCCGGCATGCTCCTCGGTCTCATCGCGATGATCGCCGTAACCGCGCTTGTCTCCGAGTGGGGGGGCGGCCCGGGTCTCTCCTACCTGATCAGGATGGTCGCGGTCCTGCTCCTCGCCGCGTGGGCGTATGCCGATACAAAGGAAGGAGAGGTGCTTGCCGTGGCTGTCTGGGCGCTCGGAAACCGGATCGGGTTTGAGATCGGGCTCATCGCCGAGATGGGGCTTGCGGGCCTCGCGGTGATCGGCCGGGACGTCGACCAGATGCGGGTCGCAATGGCGCTGAAGGGGATCCGTATCGGCGCCCGCTCGATCGTGCCGATCGCCGTTCTGCTCATCGTCACCCAGATCCGGAGGGCAGAGGAAATGGCCGGATTGCTGGTAGTACGGGGATACACGCTCGGAGGGCGGATATGTCCGACGTTTGAAACGGACTCGCGAGACGTTCTGGCATCCCTATCGGCAATTATACTGGGGCTTTTATCCTGCCTGCCTGTTCGTGATGTTTTTATATTATTACACTGA
- a CDS encoding ATP-binding cassette domain-containing protein yields the protein MLLPDDVEGPPVKVELEDVLFSRGRFALRGGGTFDEGIHLVSGPVGSGKSTLALLLAELLRPESGTVRRHGVSSALLALQFSEYHITHSTVAEEVESWRLEPDDLLARADLAGRADDDPFHLSRGELKRLTLACMIARSPDLLMLDEPFSSLDCAAKRKACRMIEERDEGITILFSHERAVLPQVDAIWEMEGGTLKALGRVPEAIPRWRHAPPYLKYALEQGAGPENIRLSDAREAICRIRG from the coding sequence ATGCTTCTACCCGACGATGTGGAGGGTCCGCCGGTGAAGGTGGAACTTGAGGACGTCCTCTTCTCCCGGGGCCGGTTCGCCCTCCGGGGCGGCGGCACCTTCGATGAGGGCATACACCTGGTCAGCGGGCCGGTGGGGAGCGGGAAATCGACGCTCGCCCTTCTGCTCGCCGAACTGCTCCGCCCCGAGAGCGGCACTGTCCGGCGGCACGGGGTCTCTTCAGCCCTGCTCGCGTTGCAGTTCTCAGAATACCATATCACCCACTCGACCGTTGCCGAAGAGGTCGAGTCGTGGCGGCTTGAGCCGGACGACCTGCTCGCTCGGGCGGACCTTGCCGGGCGCGCGGACGACGACCCGTTTCACCTCTCGAGGGGCGAACTCAAACGGCTGACCCTCGCCTGCATGATCGCGCGGAGCCCGGACCTGCTGATGCTGGACGAGCCGTTCAGTTCGCTCGACTGTGCCGCCAAACGGAAGGCCTGCAGGATGATCGAGGAGAGGGACGAGGGGATCACTATCCTCTTCTCGCATGAGCGCGCGGTCCTCCCCCAGGTGGATGCGATCTGGGAGATGGAGGGCGGGACCCTGAAAGCCCTAGGGCGCGTGCCTGAAGCGATTCCGCGGTGGCGCCACGCCCCGCCGTACCTCAAGTACGCCCTGGAGCAGGGTGCCGGACCCGAGAACATCAGGCTCTCCGATGCGCGGGAGGCGATATGCAGGATCCGAGGCTGA
- a CDS encoding ATP-binding cassette domain-containing protein, protein MICIANLRHRIVDIPDLAVDARHVAVIGPNGSGKTTLLVVCSGIEEPRNGTVRLLGRPPSAVRIGWVGEFPDRTLLFSRVYDEIASTPRFRNRPCRETNERVGAAAAQVGISHLLDAKVSALSGGEKALVALAAAGVDDPEVLILDEADSHLDADTISRVQDAVRKSTATHVLWCTQSMDNAAEADYVLFMERGAVRHHGTPDEVFAALEETCFYPTMWRVRR, encoded by the coding sequence ATGATCTGTATCGCCAACCTCCGGCACCGGATTGTCGATATCCCTGATCTGGCGGTAGACGCACGCCACGTCGCCGTGATCGGGCCGAACGGGAGCGGCAAGACGACGCTGCTTGTGGTCTGCTCCGGCATCGAGGAGCCCCGGAACGGGACGGTCCGGCTCCTCGGGAGGCCGCCTTCGGCCGTGAGGATCGGGTGGGTGGGAGAGTTCCCGGACCGGACGCTCCTCTTCTCCCGGGTATACGACGAGATCGCATCGACGCCCCGGTTCCGCAACCGTCCCTGCCGGGAGACCAACGAGCGGGTCGGAGCGGCCGCCGCGCAGGTCGGTATATCGCATCTCCTTGATGCGAAGGTCTCGGCCCTCTCGGGGGGCGAAAAGGCTCTCGTTGCGCTAGCCGCCGCCGGCGTCGATGACCCCGAGGTGCTCATCCTCGACGAGGCCGACTCACACCTGGACGCCGATACGATATCGCGCGTCCAAGACGCCGTGCGGAAGAGCACGGCGACCCATGTGCTCTGGTGCACGCAGTCGATGGACAACGCGGCCGAGGCAGACTACGTCCTCTTCATGGAGAGGGGTGCGGTCCGGCACCACGGCACGCCCGATGAGGTCTTCGCCGCGCTTGAGGAGACATGCTTCTACCCGACGATGTGGAGGGTCCGCCGGTGA
- a CDS encoding biotin transporter BioY, whose protein sequence is MVSMKHRAQILAYSGTFIALIAAGSWISIPLPPVPLTLQTLFVLLAGVVMQRYAVIPVGLYVLLGAANLPVFHNGTAGLGVLLGPTGGFLLGFIPAALIAGLAYERQSAKIRVLGLIAATGAIYLFGVVWLAYSASLSLLQAALLGVAPFVVGDAVKAAAAYAIGKRVA, encoded by the coding sequence ATGGTTTCCATGAAACATCGCGCTCAGATCCTTGCTTACAGCGGCACATTCATCGCACTGATCGCTGCCGGGAGCTGGATTTCCATCCCGCTGCCTCCGGTCCCGCTCACGCTCCAGACTCTCTTCGTGCTTCTTGCCGGGGTCGTCATGCAGCGGTACGCCGTAATCCCCGTCGGCCTCTACGTCCTTCTCGGGGCGGCCAACCTCCCGGTCTTCCACAACGGTACGGCGGGCCTCGGGGTGCTTCTCGGGCCCACGGGAGGGTTTCTCCTCGGCTTCATCCCGGCCGCCCTCATCGCCGGGCTTGCTTACGAGCGGCAATCGGCGAAGATCCGGGTTCTGGGGCTGATTGCGGCAACCGGCGCGATCTATCTCTTCGGGGTCGTATGGCTCGCCTACTCGGCGTCGCTCTCGCTTCTCCAGGCGGCCCTGCTCGGGGTCGCCCCGTTCGTCGTCGGCGATGCCGTGAAGGCCGCAGCCGCATACGCCATAGGAAAACGGGTGGCATGA
- a CDS encoding biotin--[acetyl-CoA-carboxylase] ligase → MKDTAINVLKILEESPGPISGEQIAEQLGVTRSAVWKQIRELRRLGYSISSSRAEGYRLEAKTDKLLPYEIHKKLRTRFIGKQIRYFDRTASTSWIAKQLAGENDPAKLHGMVIIAEEQTGGVGRLGRAWVSPAGGIWITTILKPKIPIDHLFMITMAGSIAIARAIRKEYGISALIKWPNDIFVGGKKVAGLLLELAAEADTVHYVLLGIGIDANISLADLTPNLKDTVTSLEAEVGHEVDRVALLARVLREFELRYQQLEDEEYDSIIREWKSLSLTLDQRVAIRTINKTFEGEAIDIDNYGALIIRRDDGRIERVIAGDCFQL, encoded by the coding sequence ATGAAGGATACGGCAATCAACGTACTGAAGATTCTCGAAGAATCCCCCGGCCCGATCTCGGGCGAGCAGATTGCAGAGCAACTTGGCGTCACCCGTTCAGCCGTCTGGAAACAGATACGCGAGCTCCGCCGATTGGGATACAGTATATCATCGTCACGGGCGGAAGGCTACCGTCTTGAGGCGAAGACCGATAAACTCCTGCCGTACGAGATCCACAAAAAGCTCCGCACTCGGTTCATCGGAAAGCAGATCCGCTACTTCGACCGGACCGCCTCCACGAGTTGGATCGCAAAGCAACTTGCCGGCGAGAACGATCCTGCAAAACTGCACGGCATGGTGATCATCGCCGAGGAGCAGACCGGCGGGGTCGGGAGGCTTGGGCGCGCCTGGGTCTCGCCTGCCGGCGGCATCTGGATCACCACCATCTTAAAGCCGAAGATCCCGATCGACCACCTCTTCATGATCACTATGGCCGGGTCGATCGCGATCGCCCGCGCCATCAGGAAGGAATACGGCATCAGCGCACTCATCAAGTGGCCCAACGACATCTTCGTCGGGGGTAAGAAGGTCGCCGGACTGCTTCTGGAACTCGCTGCGGAGGCGGACACCGTCCACTACGTCCTCCTTGGGATCGGGATCGACGCGAACATCTCGCTCGCCGACCTCACGCCGAACCTGAAGGATACGGTGACCTCGCTCGAGGCTGAGGTCGGCCACGAGGTCGACCGGGTGGCGCTCCTCGCCCGTGTCCTGCGGGAGTTCGAGTTGCGCTATCAGCAGCTCGAGGACGAGGAGTACGACTCCATCATCCGCGAGTGGAAGAGTCTCTCTCTGACGCTTGATCAGCGGGTGGCCATCAGGACCATCAACAAGACCTTCGAGGGAGAGGCCATCGACATTGATAATTACGGTGCCCTGATCATCCGCAGGGATGACGGGAGGATTGAGCGGGTTATCGCCGGCGACTGCTTCCAGCTCTAG
- a CDS encoding DUF2111 domain-containing protein yields MDMTMDHYIISASSRARDLAPVMMCVHDLLGRLPVTARSRDHPGIRIEDGKIIDEAYTGPILEEVLAENVTKRVRPPAGPYKGIPVVVAPIRDDEGRAIGAIGIVDVTGIFDLASFMEQHAEIRRQVCGRDPCPLPSESPAAKR; encoded by the coding sequence ATGGATATGACCATGGATCACTACATCATCTCTGCATCTTCAAGGGCGCGCGACCTTGCTCCGGTTATGATGTGCGTCCATGATCTCCTTGGCCGTCTGCCGGTCACGGCACGATCCCGCGACCATCCGGGCATCAGGATCGAGGACGGGAAGATCATCGACGAGGCCTACACGGGCCCCATCCTCGAAGAGGTTCTGGCCGAGAACGTCACAAAGCGGGTCAGGCCGCCTGCAGGCCCTTACAAGGGCATCCCGGTGGTGGTGGCGCCGATACGGGACGATGAAGGCAGGGCCATCGGCGCCATCGGCATCGTCGACGTGACCGGCATCTTTGATCTGGCGAGTTTCATGGAGCAGCACGCGGAGATCCGGAGACAGGTGTGCGGCAGGGACCCGTGTCCGCTCCCGAGTGAGTCGCCTGCAGCAAAAAGGTAA
- a CDS encoding RtcB family protein yields MLEGINKIGDLEWEVPIGYVPNMRVPGRFFLSRALAETLEEGAVRQLANVATLPGIVRHSLAMPDIHWGYGFPIGGVAAFDMTEGVISPGGVGFDINCGVRLITTPLTEADLAGKKRELIEGLFSVVPTGVGARSTLRVSNKELTDIMVDGARWAVERGLGTEADLVRCEEGGAMPGADPDAVSAKARQRGMPQLGTLGAGNHFLEIQVAREIVDPEAARVFGIAEGQVCFMVHCGSRGLGHQVATDHLRVLENALGKYRIDLPDRQLACAPIDSPEGRAYYGGMVCAANYAWANRQVIMHEARKVLAQMYGIDYDEMRLIYDVAHNVAKYERHDVGGASKDVCVHRKGATRAFGPGAPGIPHEYAGVGQPVLIPGSMGTSSYLLHGTTTAMQKTWGSTCHGAGRVLSRSKAKKEVRGRELREQLAKEGILVRAHRDSVLAEEAPEVYKPSHEVVRVVHEAGLSGIVARLEPLGVIKG; encoded by the coding sequence ATGCTTGAAGGAATCAATAAGATCGGGGACCTCGAATGGGAGGTCCCCATTGGATATGTTCCCAATATGCGGGTGCCCGGCCGTTTCTTCCTCTCCCGGGCCCTCGCGGAGACGCTTGAAGAGGGGGCCGTCCGCCAGCTGGCGAACGTCGCAACCCTGCCCGGGATTGTGAGGCATTCGCTTGCCATGCCCGATATCCACTGGGGATACGGGTTTCCTATCGGCGGCGTCGCCGCCTTCGACATGACCGAGGGAGTCATATCTCCCGGCGGAGTCGGGTTCGACATCAACTGCGGGGTCCGGTTGATCACGACGCCCCTGACCGAGGCCGATCTCGCAGGCAAAAAACGGGAACTGATCGAGGGGCTCTTCTCGGTCGTGCCGACCGGTGTGGGTGCAAGGAGCACCCTGCGGGTCTCAAACAAGGAGTTGACCGATATTATGGTCGACGGCGCTCGATGGGCGGTCGAGCGGGGGCTCGGCACCGAGGCGGACCTCGTCAGGTGCGAGGAGGGTGGCGCGATGCCGGGCGCCGACCCGGACGCGGTCAGCGCCAAAGCCCGGCAACGGGGCATGCCGCAGCTTGGGACGCTCGGTGCCGGAAACCACTTCCTTGAGATCCAGGTGGCGCGAGAGATCGTCGACCCGGAGGCGGCAAGGGTCTTTGGCATCGCCGAAGGGCAGGTCTGTTTCATGGTCCACTGCGGCTCGCGGGGCCTCGGCCACCAGGTCGCCACCGACCACTTGCGGGTACTCGAGAACGCTCTTGGGAAATACCGGATAGACCTTCCCGACCGGCAACTCGCCTGCGCTCCGATCGACTCCCCGGAAGGCCGCGCCTACTACGGCGGCATGGTCTGCGCTGCAAATTACGCCTGGGCAAACCGGCAGGTCATCATGCACGAGGCTCGGAAGGTACTCGCGCAGATGTACGGGATCGATTACGACGAGATGCGGCTCATCTACGACGTCGCGCACAACGTCGCCAAGTACGAGCGCCACGACGTCGGCGGTGCGTCCAAAGACGTCTGCGTCCACCGTAAAGGCGCAACGCGGGCGTTCGGTCCGGGAGCCCCGGGCATCCCCCACGAGTACGCCGGGGTCGGGCAGCCGGTCCTCATCCCGGGGAGCATGGGCACATCCTCCTACCTCCTCCACGGCACGACGACCGCGATGCAGAAGACCTGGGGGAGCACCTGCCACGGCGCCGGCAGGGTGCTCAGCCGGTCGAAGGCGAAGAAGGAGGTCCGCGGGAGAGAACTCCGTGAGCAACTCGCAAAAGAAGGCATCCTGGTGCGGGCTCACCGGGACTCCGTGCTTGCGGAGGAGGCTCCTGAGGTCTATAAGCCGAGCCACGAAGTGGTGCGTGTCGTGCATGAAGCGGGGCTCTCCGGCATCGTCGCCAGACTGGAGCCGCTCGGAGTGATCAAAGGGTGA